One genomic region from Bacillus sp. SLBN-46 encodes:
- the bshB1 gene encoding bacillithiol biosynthesis deacetylase BshB1, whose protein sequence is MKGEHLHILAFGAHADDVEIGMAGTLSKLSSEGKRVGICDLTDADLSSNGNVQLRKEEAARAAEILGVSYRASLAIPDRGLFLNEDYIKKIVNVIRTHKPKIVFAPYFEDRHPDHGNCSRLVEEAVFSAGIKKYHTGIEMEPHRVEKVYFYMINGFHKPDFTIDISPFIDKKLSALRAYRSQFEQSDQSIDTPLVNGYIETVEARERMFGKLVGVSYAEGFKTKVPVLLDRDLIGD, encoded by the coding sequence ATGAAGGGTGAACATTTACATATCCTTGCTTTTGGGGCCCATGCCGATGATGTAGAAATTGGCATGGCCGGTACCCTTTCGAAGCTTTCTTCAGAAGGAAAAAGGGTAGGAATTTGCGATTTGACGGATGCTGATCTTTCTTCTAATGGGAACGTTCAATTAAGAAAAGAAGAAGCAGCTCGTGCAGCAGAGATTTTAGGAGTATCCTACAGAGCTTCCCTTGCAATTCCTGACCGAGGATTATTCTTAAATGAAGACTACATAAAAAAAATAGTAAATGTAATCAGAACACATAAGCCCAAAATTGTATTTGCACCCTATTTTGAAGATCGTCATCCAGATCATGGTAATTGTTCCCGTCTTGTAGAGGAGGCGGTTTTTTCTGCAGGGATAAAAAAATATCATACAGGTATAGAAATGGAGCCACATCGAGTAGAGAAAGTATATTTCTATATGATTAATGGGTTTCATAAGCCTGACTTTACTATTGATATTTCTCCATTCATTGATAAAAAACTTTCTGCCTTACGTGCTTACCGGAGCCAGTTTGAACAGAGTGATCAAAGTATTGATACTCCATTGGTAAATGGATATATTGAAACGGTGGAAGCAAGAGAAAGAATGTTTGGGAAACTGGTCGGTGTAAGTTATGCAGAAGGATTTAAAACAAAAGTACCAGTACTCTTGGATCGTGATTTGATAGGAGATTAA
- the bshA gene encoding N-acetyl-alpha-D-glucosaminyl L-malate synthase BshA — protein MKLKIGITCYPTVGGSGVVATELGKMLAERGHEIHFISSSMPFRLNKMYHNIYYHQVEVNQYSVFQYPPYDIALASKMAEVANREKLDVLHVHYAIPHAVCAILAKQMSNRDIKIVTTLHGTDITVLGYDPSLTDAIKFGIEKSDAVTAVSNALVNQTYELIHPDKQIETVYNFIDERIYKKTDSSSLKAEFEIKENEKVIIHVSNFRAVKRVQDVVKTFAKISAVMPAKLLLVGDGPEISIVCKLVKQLALEDQVIFLGKQENLEELYSISDLKLLLSEKESFGLVALEAMACGVPCIGTNVGGIPEVIQQGQNGFICEVGDIEDITTKAISLLSDPRLHLDFSNRAMETVKTKFMADKIVEQYEQIYFKLMN, from the coding sequence ATGAAACTTAAAATAGGTATTACTTGTTATCCAACTGTTGGAGGATCGGGAGTAGTAGCAACAGAGTTGGGTAAGATGCTAGCAGAAAGAGGACATGAAATACATTTCATTTCTTCGAGCATGCCGTTTCGGCTAAACAAAATGTATCACAATATTTATTACCATCAAGTTGAAGTAAATCAGTATTCGGTTTTTCAATACCCACCATATGATATTGCTTTAGCTAGTAAAATGGCGGAGGTTGCAAATCGAGAAAAACTAGATGTTCTTCATGTCCATTACGCAATCCCACATGCTGTTTGTGCTATACTAGCCAAACAAATGAGTAATCGAGATATTAAGATTGTCACCACCTTACATGGGACGGATATTACTGTGCTGGGTTATGACCCATCCTTAACAGATGCGATTAAATTTGGAATTGAAAAATCTGATGCTGTGACTGCAGTATCGAACGCACTAGTGAATCAAACATATGAACTTATTCATCCGGATAAACAAATCGAAACCGTTTATAATTTTATTGATGAGCGAATTTACAAAAAGACTGATTCCTCATCATTGAAAGCTGAATTTGAAATAAAAGAGAACGAAAAGGTCATTATCCATGTTTCGAACTTCCGAGCAGTTAAAAGAGTTCAGGATGTCGTGAAAACTTTTGCGAAAATATCTGCAGTCATGCCTGCAAAACTATTATTAGTCGGTGATGGTCCTGAAATATCCATCGTGTGTAAACTTGTTAAACAGCTTGCACTGGAAGATCAAGTCATTTTTCTTGGTAAACAAGAGAATCTTGAGGAATTGTATTCCATTAGTGATTTGAAACTATTGTTGTCTGAAAAGGAAAGCTTCGGGCTCGTGGCTTTAGAGGCCATGGCTTGTGGGGTGCCTTGCATTGGTACGAATGTGGGTGGAATACCAGAAGTCATTCAACAAGGTCAAAACGGATTTATATGTGAGGTAGGAGATATTGAGGATATTACCACTAAAGCCATTTCATTGTTAAGTGATCCTCGACTTCATCTTGATTTTTCTAATCGCGCCATGGAAACAGTAAAAACTAAATTTATGGCCGACAAAATTGTAGAACAATACGAACAAATATATTTTAAATTAATGAATTAA
- a CDS encoding CCA tRNA nucleotidyltransferase produces the protein MIEPFLSAIPVLKMLEDAGFEAYFVGGSVRDYLLKKQISDVDIATSATPEEVKRIFSKTVDIGIEHGTVLVLFNSGSYEVTTFRSEAEYLDFRRPKEVSFIRNLKEDLQRRDFSMNAIAMDRNGILKDPFDGQSAIRRKVIQTVGLAEERFHEDALRMMRAIRFVSQLSFTIEQETLNALSKHTHLLEHIAIERKRVEFEKLLSGKSRKEAFQLLLDTDLYTYLPGMNHNKKHLEELVHFQCDHLGRKEMWSLLIYCLKLKGKKVESFLRDWRLPLKDIRDIQLIVQFTRIRLENEWSLSQLFAAGRDVLISVEKLYQVITNKIGNESVCYWVERYEKLPIKERSEVTVTGTDIMNWFNKSGGPWLKETISKIENAILEGRVVNDKQKIKEWLIECSRK, from the coding sequence ATGATAGAACCTTTCTTATCAGCCATTCCTGTTCTAAAAATGTTAGAAGATGCTGGTTTTGAAGCCTATTTTGTGGGCGGGTCGGTTAGAGATTACCTATTAAAAAAGCAAATTAGTGATGTGGATATTGCGACATCTGCAACGCCTGAAGAAGTGAAAAGAATTTTCTCTAAGACTGTTGATATTGGAATAGAACATGGAACAGTCCTTGTTCTGTTCAATAGTGGATCGTATGAAGTAACTACGTTTCGGTCTGAAGCAGAGTATCTGGATTTTCGTAGGCCGAAAGAGGTTTCCTTTATTCGTAATCTAAAAGAAGATCTACAGAGAAGAGATTTTTCGATGAATGCAATTGCAATGGACCGGAATGGAATCTTAAAGGACCCCTTTGATGGTCAGTCGGCAATAAGGAGAAAAGTAATTCAGACGGTTGGTCTTGCAGAGGAGCGGTTTCACGAGGATGCCTTAAGAATGATGAGAGCGATTCGCTTTGTAAGCCAGCTTTCCTTTACAATTGAACAGGAAACATTAAATGCTTTAAGCAAACATACACATTTACTTGAACATATAGCGATTGAACGGAAGAGAGTAGAATTTGAGAAACTGTTATCTGGGAAAAGTCGGAAAGAAGCTTTTCAACTTTTGCTCGATACTGATTTGTATACCTACTTGCCAGGAATGAACCATAATAAAAAGCACTTAGAAGAGTTGGTACACTTTCAATGTGATCATTTAGGAAGGAAGGAAATGTGGTCCCTGCTAATTTATTGTTTAAAACTAAAAGGGAAAAAAGTCGAGTCATTTTTAAGAGACTGGCGTCTTCCGCTAAAAGATATTAGGGATATCCAGCTCATTGTACAATTTACGAGAATCAGACTAGAAAATGAATGGTCTCTAAGTCAGTTATTTGCTGCTGGCCGGGATGTCCTTATCTCTGTTGAAAAACTCTACCAAGTAATAACGAATAAAATCGGTAATGAGTCGGTTTGTTACTGGGTTGAACGCTATGAGAAGCTTCCAATTAAAGAGCGCTCAGAAGTAACTGTAACTGGAACTGACATAATGAACTGGTTTAATAAAAGTGGCGGGCCATGGCTAAAAGAGACCATTTCTAAAATTGAGAATGCCATTTTAGAGGGAAGAGTGGTTAACGATAAACAGAAGATTAAGGAGTGGCTTATAGAGTGCAGTCGGAAATAA
- a CDS encoding biotin--[acetyl-CoA-carboxylase] ligase, translating to MQSEIRKELLDAFTNAREDFLSGQQLAELIGCSRTAVWKHIEELRKEGFELEAVRKKGYRIIKTPEKITADEIRLGLTTEFIGRNIHYEESVESTQKIAHRLAAEDVPEGTIIIAEEQRSGKGRMNRKWHSPKYTGVWMSLILRPNIPLTKAPQLTLLTAVAAVQAIEEMTGLNPEIKWPNDILLNGKKITGILTELQAEADRIHSIIIGIGINVNQKKEDFPEDIQETASSLFIEKDEVVSRAGLIRSFSKHFEKLYLLYLEQGFFPIKILWESYAISIGKVLKARTLTSTIVGRALGITDEGVLKLEDDTGVIHHIYSADIEL from the coding sequence GTGCAGTCGGAAATAAGAAAAGAATTGCTTGATGCCTTTACGAATGCTCGTGAAGATTTTTTATCAGGACAACAGTTAGCAGAACTAATCGGCTGCTCAAGAACTGCTGTATGGAAGCATATTGAAGAATTAAGAAAAGAAGGCTTTGAATTAGAAGCTGTCAGAAAAAAGGGATATCGCATTATTAAAACACCTGAAAAAATAACAGCAGATGAGATAAGATTGGGTTTAACGACAGAATTCATAGGTAGGAACATCCATTATGAAGAAAGTGTTGAATCTACTCAAAAGATTGCTCATCGCTTGGCTGCTGAGGATGTCCCAGAAGGAACCATAATAATTGCGGAAGAACAACGCTCAGGAAAAGGGAGAATGAACCGGAAATGGCATTCACCTAAATATACTGGAGTCTGGATGAGTCTCATACTTCGTCCCAATATCCCGCTGACAAAAGCACCACAATTAACCCTTTTAACTGCTGTCGCAGCTGTACAGGCAATTGAAGAGATGACAGGGCTTAATCCGGAAATTAAGTGGCCTAATGATATTTTGCTAAATGGAAAAAAGATAACGGGAATATTAACAGAATTACAGGCAGAAGCAGACCGAATTCATTCCATCATAATTGGGATTGGAATAAATGTTAATCAGAAAAAAGAAGACTTTCCCGAAGATATTCAAGAAACAGCCAGCTCTCTTTTTATTGAAAAGGACGAAGTCGTCTCCCGTGCAGGTTTAATTAGAAGTTTTTCCAAGCACTTTGAAAAACTATACTTACTTTATTTAGAACAGGGCTTTTTCCCTATAAAAATACTATGGGAAAGTTATGCTATCAGTATTGGCAAGGTCTTAAAAGCAAGAACATTAACTTCTACTATTGTGGGAAGAGCATTAGGAATTACGGATGAAGGAGTATTAAAGCTGGAGGATGACACAGGTGTCATTCATCACATTTATTCGGCCGATATTGAACTATAA
- the panB gene encoding 3-methyl-2-oxobutanoate hydroxymethyltransferase, giving the protein MKQTTDFLKMKENNEKIVMLTAYDYPSAKQAEQGGVDVILVGDSLGMVVLGYDSTIPVTIEDMIHHTKAVKRGAKETFIVADLPFLTYHLSIRDTLINAGRLMQEAGAHAVKLEGADEVIENITALTRAGIPVCGHLGLTPQSVGVLGGYKVQGKDAQAARKLMDDARKVEEAGAFALVLECVPKQLAEEVSRTVAIPVIGIGAGMDVDGQVLVYHDILGYGVERVPKFVKQYHSVNPFMIESIQAYVSDVKKGLFPENKHSFTMKEQELKVLYGGKE; this is encoded by the coding sequence ATGAAGCAAACAACAGATTTCTTGAAAATGAAGGAAAATAATGAAAAGATTGTCATGTTGACCGCTTATGATTATCCATCTGCTAAACAAGCGGAACAAGGGGGAGTTGACGTTATTTTAGTCGGTGATTCTCTTGGAATGGTGGTTCTTGGATATGATTCTACTATTCCTGTGACGATTGAGGACATGATACATCACACAAAAGCTGTGAAACGAGGGGCCAAAGAAACCTTTATTGTGGCAGACCTTCCGTTTTTAACCTATCATTTATCTATCAGAGATACTTTAATAAATGCCGGTAGACTCATGCAAGAAGCGGGCGCACATGCTGTTAAACTGGAAGGTGCAGATGAGGTTATTGAAAACATTACTGCATTAACCCGTGCCGGTATTCCTGTTTGTGGACATTTGGGCTTAACACCACAATCTGTTGGTGTATTAGGCGGGTATAAAGTCCAAGGGAAAGATGCCCAGGCTGCAAGAAAACTAATGGATGATGCTAGAAAAGTGGAGGAGGCAGGTGCTTTCGCACTTGTACTTGAATGTGTTCCTAAGCAGCTTGCTGAAGAAGTTTCAAGAACCGTAGCTATTCCAGTCATTGGTATAGGGGCAGGAATGGATGTAGATGGACAAGTACTCGTTTACCATGATATTTTGGGATACGGTGTCGAGCGAGTACCTAAATTTGTGAAACAATACCATTCCGTCAATCCATTTATGATTGAATCCATTCAAGCGTATGTATCAGATGTTAAAAAGGGACTGTTTCCTGAGAATAAGCATTCTTTCACAATGAAAGAACAGGAGCTCAAGGTTCTCTATGGAGGTAAGGAATGA
- the panC gene encoding pantoate--beta-alanine ligase, with protein MKVITTIKDMQSEIMNQKAVAKSIGFVPTMGFLHEGHLTLIKQARQENDIVVLSIFVNPLQFGPKEDYSSYPRDFERDRALAECEQVDFLFYPSVEEMYPSAPSVKVVVQERTDVLCGKSRPGHFDGVATVLTKLFHIVMPTRAYFGIKDAQQVAVVKGLIADFNLPIELIAVDIVREEDGLAKSSRNVNLFPEERQQAPVLYKSLLEAKNAIETGERNSERVVKQITEMITSESNGMIDYVEIFSYPQLKPLEKLEGTIIVALAVKFSKVRLIDNSIIHIED; from the coding sequence ATGAAGGTCATAACAACTATTAAGGACATGCAGTCAGAAATCATGAATCAAAAGGCGGTAGCTAAGTCTATAGGCTTCGTTCCCACTATGGGGTTTCTGCATGAAGGTCATTTAACACTAATAAAGCAAGCAAGGCAAGAAAATGATATCGTCGTCTTAAGTATATTCGTTAATCCATTACAATTTGGACCAAAAGAAGATTATTCATCCTATCCGCGAGATTTCGAACGGGACCGGGCTTTAGCTGAATGTGAACAGGTGGACTTTCTCTTTTATCCATCCGTAGAGGAAATGTATCCAAGTGCCCCATCTGTCAAAGTAGTCGTTCAGGAGCGAACGGACGTCTTGTGCGGAAAATCCCGTCCAGGTCATTTCGACGGAGTTGCAACAGTGCTGACGAAGCTGTTTCACATCGTCATGCCAACGAGGGCTTATTTTGGAATAAAAGATGCTCAACAAGTTGCAGTGGTTAAGGGATTAATTGCAGATTTTAATCTTCCAATTGAGTTGATTGCTGTAGATATCGTTCGTGAAGAGGACGGGCTTGCAAAAAGCTCTCGAAATGTTAACTTATTCCCTGAAGAAAGACAACAGGCACCTGTTTTATATAAAAGCCTACTGGAAGCAAAAAATGCCATTGAAACTGGAGAACGTAATTCAGAAAGGGTAGTTAAGCAAATCACTGAAATGATCACAAGTGAATCCAACGGCATGATTGATTATGTTGAGATTTTTTCTTATCCACAGCTAAAACCACTGGAAAAATTAGAGGGTACCATAATTGTAGCACTTGCAGTAAAATTCTCTAAGGTTCGATTAATAGACAATTCCATTATTCATATAGAAGACTAG
- the panD gene encoding aspartate 1-decarboxylase, with the protein MFRTMMSGKIHRATVTEANLNYVGSITIDEDILDAVGMTANEKVQIVNNNNGARLETYIIPGERGSGVICLNGAAARLVQVGDIVIIISYVLVPEEKVRVHTPKVAIMDENNHIKELLHAEPALTIM; encoded by the coding sequence ATGTTTCGTACCATGATGAGTGGCAAAATCCATCGGGCAACAGTTACTGAAGCCAATTTGAACTATGTTGGCAGTATTACTATTGATGAAGATATTTTAGATGCAGTTGGAATGACAGCCAATGAAAAAGTCCAAATTGTTAACAATAATAATGGTGCAAGACTTGAAACCTATATAATTCCTGGTGAAAGAGGAAGTGGTGTTATCTGTCTAAATGGTGCCGCCGCACGCCTTGTCCAGGTAGGGGATATTGTTATCATTATTTCCTATGTCCTTGTACCAGAGGAAAAGGTCAGGGTTCATACGCCGAAAGTTGCGATTATGGATGAAAACAATCACATAAAAGAACTCTTACACGCAGAACCAGCACTCACTATTATGTAG
- a CDS encoding exonuclease domain-containing protein codes for MLNKFVVIDLETTGNLPKKGDKIIQFAAVVIENGTITEQFSSLINPQKAIPAFIEELTGINDEMVKGAPLFSEITEKIQSLLEEAYFVAHNVLFDLSFLQEELIQAGHEGFYGPVLDTVEMARILYPTADGYKLSDLAEKENLRHDRPHQADSDAQVTAELFLILLNRLTALPSLTLRADHTPFRGIKE; via the coding sequence ATGTTAAATAAATTCGTCGTTATTGATTTGGAAACGACAGGGAATCTTCCAAAAAAGGGCGATAAGATTATTCAATTTGCTGCAGTTGTCATTGAAAACGGAACGATCACAGAGCAATTCTCGTCACTTATTAATCCTCAAAAGGCCATCCCTGCTTTTATTGAAGAATTGACAGGAATAAATGATGAAATGGTGAAGGGGGCTCCCTTATTTTCTGAGATTACGGAAAAGATCCAATCATTATTGGAAGAAGCCTATTTTGTAGCTCATAATGTGTTATTTGATTTATCTTTTCTTCAAGAGGAGCTCATTCAAGCTGGCCATGAGGGATTTTATGGTCCAGTACTAGATACAGTTGAAATGGCAAGAATCCTTTATCCAACTGCTGATGGGTATAAGCTTTCTGATTTAGCAGAGAAAGAGAATTTGCGTCATGACCGTCCACACCAGGCGGATAGTGATGCCCAGGTTACTGCTGAATTATTTTTAATTCTATTGAATCGATTGACAGCACTCCCATCACTAACACTAAGGGCAGATCACACACCTTTCAGGGGGATTAAAGAGTGA
- the dinG gene encoding ATP-dependent DNA helicase DinG translates to MQQLLDELLIKKDKKQDKLPETIEIFYDIALRKNQIESREVATESDFSYPLTEEEKTDVVKQGFDVFEKRSGQFKMMDTVYQALQSQRHALIEAGTGVGKSLGYLLPMAYFTKIHKHPIVVSTHTIQLQEQILKKEIPLLASILPFRIRTVLLKGRNHYLSLEKFYQTLMDENDNYDTTLTKMQILVWLTETETGDKDELNLSSGGLIYWNKIKNETTVNSQNQQWQERDFYIKAKRAAHDADIIITNHSLLLSDIKGDGSILPKFEYVVIDEGHHLEKVAGQFFGDSLDYLSTRLLVGQFGVFEQKQLLYELEKLLSQTTVKKLNFHTSEMNQLVIDINYEMDEFFKMIALFAKTKLSNKKGFNRVKVRYAHSDGGKEGNGLKHCAERFSFLLKDLHAKISERLDLINNDSESLSKEQQYKLDEIYLFLKELSELRDIIMNCFIKESKDVKWIEMDTRSPQNVTTFIAQPASVAASLKKFFFQKKKAVILTSATLTVNNSFDYMMKEIGMDSDSPIQMTIPSPFEYNKQVQLFIPEDLPEVNTVTLDDYVIAITEHIITIAEATKGRMLILFTAYDMLKKTYELIKESGFLDEFVLIAQGITSGSRTRLTRNFQRYDKAILLGTSSFWEGVDIPGEDLSCLVIVRLPFSPPDEPLTEAKCQLIEQGGGNPFSEYSLPEAILRFKQGFGRLIRTENDRGVMFVFDKRIITTKYGKAFLQSIPSVPIKKGTIDELVLRIQPWLK, encoded by the coding sequence TTGCAACAGCTTTTAGATGAATTGTTGATAAAAAAGGATAAGAAACAAGATAAATTACCAGAAACTATTGAAATATTTTATGATATTGCCTTGAGAAAAAATCAGATTGAGTCACGAGAGGTAGCGACAGAGAGTGACTTTTCTTACCCATTAACTGAAGAGGAAAAAACGGATGTTGTTAAACAGGGCTTTGACGTTTTTGAGAAAAGGTCAGGCCAGTTTAAAATGATGGATACCGTTTACCAGGCTTTACAATCTCAAAGACATGCTCTGATTGAAGCCGGGACAGGTGTCGGAAAATCCCTAGGCTATCTATTACCAATGGCTTATTTTACAAAAATACATAAACATCCAATTGTTGTAAGCACGCATACCATTCAACTTCAGGAACAAATTTTAAAAAAGGAAATTCCATTGTTGGCTTCTATTCTACCTTTTAGGATTCGAACTGTTCTTTTGAAGGGGAGGAACCATTATTTAAGTTTGGAAAAGTTTTATCAAACACTAATGGACGAAAATGATAATTATGATACGACCTTAACGAAGATGCAAATACTAGTTTGGCTGACTGAAACGGAAACTGGAGATAAGGATGAATTAAATCTTTCTTCTGGGGGTCTGATTTATTGGAATAAGATTAAAAACGAAACAACCGTGAATTCGCAAAATCAGCAGTGGCAAGAAAGGGATTTTTATATTAAAGCGAAAAGAGCCGCACATGATGCAGATATCATAATTACCAATCATTCTTTATTACTAAGTGATATTAAGGGAGACGGCTCTATCCTGCCAAAGTTTGAGTATGTTGTAATAGATGAAGGTCATCATCTTGAAAAAGTGGCGGGACAATTTTTTGGTGATTCATTAGATTACTTATCCACACGGCTGCTTGTGGGTCAATTTGGCGTTTTTGAACAAAAACAGCTATTGTATGAACTAGAGAAATTGCTTTCGCAAACTACTGTTAAAAAGCTAAATTTCCATACTTCTGAAATGAATCAACTTGTTATTGATATTAATTATGAAATGGATGAGTTTTTTAAAATGATTGCTTTGTTTGCAAAAACAAAGCTTTCAAATAAAAAAGGATTTAATCGAGTTAAGGTCCGATATGCTCATTCAGACGGTGGCAAGGAAGGGAATGGGCTAAAGCATTGTGCAGAGAGATTTTCCTTTTTACTAAAGGATTTACACGCTAAAATTAGCGAACGTCTTGATTTGATTAATAACGATAGTGAATCTTTATCAAAAGAGCAGCAATATAAACTAGATGAAATTTATTTGTTCTTAAAAGAACTTAGTGAACTTAGAGATATCATAATGAATTGTTTTATTAAAGAATCGAAAGACGTTAAATGGATTGAGATGGATACCCGTTCACCTCAAAACGTGACAACTTTTATTGCACAGCCTGCTTCAGTGGCTGCATCACTAAAGAAGTTCTTTTTTCAAAAGAAAAAGGCAGTGATCCTAACATCTGCAACTTTAACCGTTAATAACTCATTTGATTATATGATGAAGGAAATCGGGATGGATAGCGACTCTCCTATCCAAATGACCATTCCATCACCCTTTGAATATAACAAACAAGTTCAACTATTTATTCCTGAGGATTTGCCAGAAGTAAATACCGTAACGTTAGATGACTATGTAATAGCAATAACCGAACATATTATTACCATTGCGGAAGCCACAAAAGGAAGAATGCTTATCCTTTTCACTGCATATGACATGCTTAAGAAAACCTATGAGTTGATTAAGGAAAGTGGTTTTTTAGATGAATTTGTCCTAATAGCTCAAGGAATAACAAGCGGAAGCCGAACACGTCTTACGAGAAATTTTCAACGATATGATAAAGCAATCCTATTAGGGACGAGCAGTTTCTGGGAAGGAGTAGATATTCCTGGTGAGGATTTATCTTGCCTTGTGATTGTAAGATTGCCCTTTAGCCCACCAGATGAACCCTTAACGGAGGCAAAATGTCAATTAATTGAACAGGGTGGAGGCAACCCCTTCTCAGAGTACTCTTTGCCTGAAGCCATTTTGCGATTCAAACAAGGATTTGGGCGATTGATTCGCACCGAGAATGATCGTGGAGTTATGTTTGTTTTTGACAAAAGAATAATCACCACTAAATACGGAAAGGCATTTTTACAATCTATACCTTCAGTTCCAATAAAGAAGGGAACAATTGATGAGCTTGTTTTACGGATTCAGCCTTGGTTAAAGTAG
- a CDS encoding ATP-dependent DNA helicase — protein sequence MRTLLILLALFIPCTLIKAEEPIDNQVENIDLHLNDHEAAVTFLGLSEGEAVLLQAANGKNILINMGGKGTRAELEEGLSLYDVKEISTLFLTDDNDVSVDKINQLISSYNIKEIITTSEISTQLTNELNTINHIPTLAWGAGTKKEILPGMTAEVEFVGEELNEGMDLKLQFFNHTIFLMSSNSPRAEQVLMKKNLRNINVFKIPNCSMEGTLSDQLIQYLNPEISILFEGNNGMDTKTLRDLNEIWSEVYSTKKHGTVTVKFTENNYEVIRIPVKLDE from the coding sequence ATGAGAACACTGCTCATTTTATTAGCCCTATTTATCCCTTGTACATTAATTAAGGCTGAGGAACCAATTGACAATCAAGTGGAGAACATCGACTTACATTTGAATGACCATGAAGCTGCCGTCACTTTTTTGGGTCTCTCAGAAGGTGAAGCAGTGTTGCTTCAAGCCGCAAATGGTAAAAATATATTGATCAATATGGGTGGCAAAGGAACGAGGGCAGAACTAGAAGAAGGGCTTTCTCTTTATGATGTAAAAGAAATTTCAACTCTTTTTTTAACAGATGATAACGATGTATCGGTAGATAAAATCAATCAGTTAATCTCTAGCTATAACATAAAGGAAATTATCACCACTTCTGAAATCTCTACCCAGCTGACTAATGAGTTGAACACAATTAATCATATACCGACCCTTGCGTGGGGAGCAGGGACTAAAAAGGAAATCCTACCTGGTATGACAGCAGAAGTGGAATTTGTAGGAGAAGAATTAAATGAAGGTATGGACTTGAAATTGCAATTTTTTAACCATACTATTTTTTTAATGAGCTCCAACAGTCCGCGAGCTGAACAAGTCCTTATGAAAAAAAATTTAAGGAATATTAATGTTTTTAAGATACCCAACTGCAGTATGGAAGGAACTCTGTCAGATCAATTGATACAATATCTTAACCCTGAAATATCTATTCTATTCGAAGGGAATAATGGTATGGACACTAAAACTCTTCGTGATTTGAATGAAATTTGGTCAGAGGTCTATTCTACAAAAAAACATGGTACGGTAACAGTTAAATTTACAGAAAATAATTATGAGGTCATTAGGATTCCAGTAAAGTTAGATGAATAA
- a CDS encoding YpmA family protein, which yields MESKIEVLSTVKIQYSSDLYKIVDALNRTLKQKDLMFGLALDQDDKNKAIFTIYRT from the coding sequence ATGGAAAGTAAAATAGAAGTTTTGTCTACAGTGAAAATTCAGTACAGCTCTGATTTATATAAAATTGTTGATGCCTTAAATCGAACCTTAAAGCAAAAAGATCTCATGTTTGGGCTTGCTCTAGACCAAGATGATAAAAATAAAGCGATCTTTACAATATATCGTACATAA
- a CDS encoding DUF5590 domain-containing protein — protein sequence MKKWILSIVIFFVVLIGILIKVYLSAMNPVKAAEEKAVLLASKKAQLTEVQDFHLYNGLETVNVIEGKNKKGDKIIVWIPEKSKKVFVKKAKNGLSKEEAVQKLLQEKNPKKIISVRLGMEKNIPLWEIYYRSENNLINYYYVHFETGEWLKKIENL from the coding sequence GTGAAAAAGTGGATTCTATCAATTGTCATATTTTTTGTAGTCCTTATTGGGATTTTGATTAAGGTGTATTTATCTGCAATGAATCCAGTGAAGGCTGCAGAAGAAAAAGCGGTTTTACTGGCAAGTAAAAAGGCACAGTTAACTGAAGTACAGGATTTTCATCTTTACAACGGCTTAGAGACAGTTAATGTCATTGAGGGGAAAAATAAAAAGGGTGACAAGATTATTGTTTGGATTCCTGAAAAAAGTAAGAAGGTTTTTGTAAAAAAGGCTAAAAATGGACTTTCTAAAGAAGAGGCGGTACAAAAACTGCTGCAGGAAAAGAACCCTAAAAAAATTATATCTGTTCGCCTAGGAATGGAAAAAAATATCCCATTATGGGAAATTTATTATCGTTCTGAAAATAATTTAATAAATTATTATTATGTTCACTTTGAAACAGGTGAGTGGCTAAAAAAAATTGAAAACCTATAA